The following proteins come from a genomic window of Caldisericia bacterium:
- a CDS encoding threonine synthase — MAFVKKLKCVLCGSEYSPDEVTYTCPKCGYDGILEVIYDYEKIKENFSLKKLKERPLNIWRYMELLPVEEGEFPPLSIGWTPLYEVKRLREKLNLKNLFIKDDGKNPTASLKDRASAVAVKKAMEIGAKAITTASTGNAASSLAGVSASVGLPSFIFVPRNAPKAKIAQLLVFGSTVFSVNGTYDDAFDLCIKTSEEFGWYNRNTAFNPYTLEGKKTVSLEIWEQLGGKAPDKVFVSVGDGVIYGGVYKGFYDLYALGLIDKIPEVIGVQAEGSAPIVKAFNEGKERVTPLKNPKTIADSISVGIPRNGTMALKYARKWNGKFISVSDEEILSAIPFLGKLTGVFGEPAGVTGLAGLLKMLKNNEIDRDEVIVVIVTGNGLKDVESAMKSVGEPILVENSFEDVKRKIKNL, encoded by the coding sequence ATGGCTTTTGTAAAAAAACTTAAGTGTGTGCTTTGTGGAAGTGAATACTCACCAGATGAAGTAACCTACACATGTCCCAAGTGTGGATACGATGGTATCCTTGAGGTTATATATGATTATGAAAAAATAAAAGAAAACTTTTCTTTAAAAAAATTAAAGGAGAGACCTTTAAATATATGGAGATACATGGAGCTTCTTCCAGTTGAAGAAGGAGAGTTTCCACCATTATCTATCGGTTGGACTCCTTTGTATGAAGTTAAACGCTTAAGGGAGAAACTTAACCTTAAAAACCTCTTCATAAAGGATGATGGCAAAAATCCAACGGCATCTTTAAAGGATAGAGCCTCTGCTGTCGCCGTTAAAAAGGCAATGGAGATTGGTGCTAAGGCAATAACCACTGCATCAACAGGGAATGCTGCATCATCTCTTGCAGGAGTCTCAGCAAGTGTGGGACTTCCCTCCTTTATTTTTGTTCCAAGAAACGCTCCAAAGGCAAAGATTGCTCAGCTTCTTGTCTTTGGATCCACAGTTTTTAGTGTAAATGGAACTTATGATGATGCCTTTGATTTGTGTATAAAGACATCAGAGGAATTTGGTTGGTACAATAGAAACACAGCTTTTAATCCATACACCTTGGAAGGGAAAAAGACCGTTTCTCTTGAGATATGGGAGCAACTTGGTGGAAAGGCTCCAGATAAAGTCTTTGTGTCTGTAGGAGATGGGGTTATATACGGTGGAGTTTACAAGGGATTTTATGATTTGTATGCTCTTGGTCTTATAGATAAAATCCCTGAGGTTATAGGAGTTCAGGCAGAGGGTTCTGCTCCCATTGTTAAAGCCTTCAACGAGGGAAAGGAGAGGGTTACTCCACTTAAAAACCCAAAAACCATTGCAGACTCCATATCAGTTGGGATACCAAGGAATGGAACAATGGCATTGAAGTATGCAAGGAAATGGAACGGAAAGTTTATATCAGTTTCAGATGAAGAGATACTCTCTGCCATCCCCTTCCTCGGAAAATTAACTGGAGTGTTTGGAGAACCAGCAGGAGTTACAGGACTTGCTGGACTCCTTAAGATGCTCAAAAACAACGAAATTGATAGGGATGAAGTTATAGTGGTTATAGTCACAGGGAATGGCCTTAAAGATGTTGAATCTGCAATGAAGAGTGTGGGAGAACCAATACTCGTGGAAAACTCCTTTGAAGATGTAAAGAGAAAAATCAAAAACCTTTAA
- a CDS encoding ribbon-helix-helix protein, CopG family, giving the protein MAKTISVRLKDETVRKIDIISKVLKRSRSSIIKELIESYLEDLYDVEEAKRILSDKDDEIISHEQAKKEIFSD; this is encoded by the coding sequence ATGGCAAAGACCATCTCTGTAAGGCTTAAGGATGAAACAGTTAGAAAGATAGATATAATTTCAAAAGTGCTCAAACGCTCCAGAAGTTCAATTATTAAAGAGTTAATAGAGTCATATCTTGAGGATTTATACGATGTGGAGGAAGCAAAGAGAATTCTCTCAGATAAAGATGATGAGATAATTTCCCATGAGCAAGCGAAAAAAGAGATATTTTCAGATTAA
- a CDS encoding type II toxin-antitoxin system RelE/ParE family toxin, giving the protein MSKRKKRYFQIKWKKSAVKSLKRLTKKVREKIVDKIEELSHNPFYGEKLKGTELDLRRLRIGEYRVIYLVEKEKLYILIIKIGLRGDVYKNI; this is encoded by the coding sequence ATGAGCAAGCGAAAAAAGAGATATTTTCAGATTAAATGGAAGAAGAGTGCGGTTAAGAGTTTAAAAAGACTTACAAAGAAGGTGAGAGAGAAAATAGTAGATAAAATAGAAGAATTATCACACAATCCATTTTATGGTGAGAAACTTAAGGGAACAGAATTAGACTTAAGGAGATTGAGGATTGGAGAATACAGGGTTATTTATCTTGTGGAAAAAGAGAAACTGTATATTCTCATTATAAAAATTGGGCTTAGGGGAGATGTATACAAAAATATTTAA